One Mercenaria mercenaria strain notata chromosome 12, MADL_Memer_1, whole genome shotgun sequence DNA segment encodes these proteins:
- the LOC123534279 gene encoding uncharacterized protein LOC123534279 → MIRIIRCKCDSVFGLLLDLCKNTAMTSSDESENHAKKERNWEQARHGLKYMRKGIQPFVNDVIKEEHQKILKAIQYTIGTNNACNSCSLSTLRPNHSKTHGRCPLNHKHCNCLLAAGKTINCPKGACGIVYERLITLHRFQSPNWKNVNPKTWCVDAWEIGKCFISTHGYDETRSIADIDTSGLLQVIINNLAFQSHLDCTIDPPEDTFSLIRKARGDLFHSAEHEIEQKTKETYLNLMISALKDKKELCNRLEAQEAAKEIEKLKTDENKDYCSSKKDLQEHLIQMYLKYYGRVSVHPLISSQDKGIDEMYVQPDLVALPVSPGTFHQEKTVTGYHDLFVTGNDMFKNIYLSGDAGIGKSAFCDEMVIRWCHIKSKAALQPSPDESVLLQFDFVFLIRLNISKSENHVHDMVKTQLVQDPFYQTSLDHILRNESSKCLILMDGLDEWCPDSPGLHLPMVDRMKDYVILTTSRPWKLDILKIKPPEMDRHIKLLGLSSRSSELFIDRIVTRLNLIYKQEKKSQSFSAALTASGLDYLSNNPILLQQLLCLWHSGKTFGNSQCDLYSKMIEFLLEFSEARSRHDLSFQTSTISSSPRTESLPTCLDNIMVCRQFRSVIESLAKVAFVTLVNGKKDMFERVFLKNCGLSENDIDNCLKIGLLTQCLFLSPIAQKDRSSVTFIHKTFQEFFAAIHLTMNSNQSLYDTSFRSLDEVFEMSKVLVFSSGMSEKDALSSSSLIQRKAEENEHLQNYRKHISCRLCEDENDGFGCVLVNCVQSTVFSCAEEYEKSGRNNISFNLVDILIDSDTDQNVLYRLNINCLKSVTILNFDGAARYVIDNSRGLQKITIQGVSATSDMLLASHICHMIKNSVSSLKSLLIDIDLFYFVPFGADSSSFDVHMNYFLFVLKLLASYGHELKTLKLYSGKKQLFQNQDIGQILNALADCWYLKELYVDCLISRTTNQLLSVAPALCLDLTRNINLEIFDFDQVSVKDIRIENNILHTFKFHRLPKLDSFHFLQRMLNSTWLTVLHLHFSESCSKVGIHLSNVVPTLKALRHISLWNIDFGANPLIFSEELQNLQHIELGEVRLSKECFDNLIDSLPLTQHELKVNLQSVIISKFENDLYIRQRLSERKHKGTVKVNVYSQGDFYTRII, encoded by the exons AATACAGCAATGACTTCGTCAGATGAAAGTGAAAATCATGccaagaaagaaagaaactggGAGCAAGCAAGACATGGCCTTAAGTACATGCGTAAAGGAATTCAGCCTTTTGTAAATGATGTAATTAAAGAAGAACACCAGAAAATATTGAAAGCTATACAATACACCATTGGAACTAATAATGCATGCAATAGCTGCAGTCTAAGCACACTTAGACCAAATCATTCCAAAACACATGGCCGCTGTCCTCTAAATCATAAACATTGTAATTGTCTTCTAGCGGCGGGAAAAACCATAAATTGTCCGAAAGGTGCTTGTGGAATAGTATATGAAAGACTTATAACTCTGCATCGTTTTCAATCTCCAAATTGGAAGAACGTTAACCCTAAAACATGGTGTGTTGATGCTTGGGAGattggtaaatgttttatttctaccCATGGGTATGACGAAACGAGGTCAATTGCCGACATTGATACTTCAGGGCTGCTACAAGTGATTATAAACAATTTGGCATTCCAGAGTCATCTAGATTGTACAATTGACCCGCCCGAGGACACATTTTCATTG ATTAGAAAGGCTCGGGGTGATCTATTCCATTCTGCTGAGCATGAAATCGAACAAAAGACTAAAGAGAcctatttaaatttgatgatATCTGCTCTAAAAGATAAGAAAGAGCTGTGTAACCGATTAGAAGCTCAAGAAGCAGCGAAAGAGATTGAGAAA CTGAAAACAGATGAAAATAAAGACTACTGTTCATCGAAGAAAG ATTTGCAAGAACATTTGATACAGATGTATCTGAAATATTACGGCAGGGTATCTGTGCACCCGCTTATTTCATCTCAAGACAAGGGCATTGACGAAATGTACGTGCAGCCAGATCTTGTCGCTTTGCCAGTATCCCCCGGAACATTCCATCAGGAGAAAACGGTAACAGGGTACCACGATCTTTTTGTGACCGGAAACGACATGttcaaaaacatatatttatctgGAGACGCTGGTATTGGAAAAAGTGCTTTTTGCGATGAAATGGTGATCAGGTGGTGTCACATTAAATCAAAAGCTGCTTTGCAACCATCACCAGATGAGTCAGTGTTGTTACAATTTGATTTTGTGTTTCTAATACGACTTAACATTTCCAAGAGTGAAAATCACGTCCATGATATGGTTAAGACTCAGCTGGTACAGGACCCATTCTATCAAACATCTCTCGATCACATATTGAGGAATGAGTCcagtaaatgtttgattttaatgGATGGACTAGATGAATGGTGTCCTGACAGTCCGGGTCTACATCTACCAATGGTAGACCGCATGAAAGACTATGTCATCCTTACAACATCCAGACCTTGGAAACTtgacattctaaaaataaaacctCCAGAAATGGATAGGCATATTAAGTTACTTGGATTAAGTAGCAGGTCATCAGAACTTTTCATTGACAGAATTGTAACGCGCCTAAATTTAATATACAAACAAGAGAAAAAGTCCCAAAGTTTTTCAGCAGCATTAACCGCAAGTGGCCTTGACTACCTAAGTAACAATCCCATATTGTTGCAACAACTTCTATGTCTGTGGCATAGCGGAAAAACTTTCGGAAATTCTCAGTGTGATCTGTATAGTAAAATGATCGAATTTTTATTAGAGTTTTCTGAGGCACGAAGTCGCCATGATTTGTCTTTTCAAACAAGCACCATTTCTTCCTCTCCTCGGACCGAATCTCTTCCAACATGTTTAGATAATATAATGGTTTGTAGGCAGTTTAGAAGTGTCATTGAATCGCTTGCTAAAGTAGCCTTTGTCACATTAGTCAATGGAAAAAAGGATATGTTTGAGCGAGTTTTCTTAAAGAATTGTGGTTTGTCAGAAAATGATATAGACAATTGTCTAAAAATAGGACTTTTGAcacaatgtttgtttttaagtCCTATTGCTCAGAAAGATCGTTCGAGCGTTacttttatacataaaacattcCAGGAATTTTTTGCGGCAATCCACCTCACGATGAATTCAAACCAAAGTCTGTACGACACTTCGTTCCGTTCTTTAGATGAAGTTTTTGAAATGTCTAAAGTACTTGTGTTTTCTAGTGGGATGAGTGAAAAAGATGCGTTGTCATCCTCAAGCCTTATTCAAAGGAAAGCAGAAGAAAATGAACATTTGCAAAATTACAGAAAGCATATTTCTTGCCGACTCTGCGAAGACGAAAATGATGGATTCGGGTGCGTTCTTGTGAATTGTGTTCAAAGTACTGTTTTTAGTTGTGCAGAAGAATATGAAAAATCCGGGCGAAATAACATTTCCTTTAATCTAGTGGACATTTTGATTGACAGTGACACagatcaaaatgttttatatagatTAAACATTAACTGTTTGAAATCTGTTACCATTTTGAACTTTGACGGTGCAGCAAGGTATGTTATTGACAACTCCCGCGGACTGCAAAAAATAACTATTCAAGGCGTTAGTGCGACTAGTGATATGCTGCTTGCATCTCACATCTGCCATATGATAAAGAATTCAGTTAGTTCTCTCAAGAGTCTGCTTATAgatattgatttgttttatttcgtgCCGTTCGGGGCGGATTCCAGTTCTTTCGATGTACATATGAATTATTTTCTGTTCGTTCTAAAATTACTTGCGTCATATGGCCATGAGTTAAAAACTCTGAAGCTTTATTCTGGAAAGAAGCAATTGTTTCAGAATCAGGATATAGGACAAATACTGAATGCCTTAGCAGATTGTTGGTATTTGAAGGAATTGTACGTGGACTGTTTAATTAGTCGTACGACAAATCAACTACTTTCCGTCGCGCCTGCACTATGCCTCGACCTGACGAGAAACATCAACCTCGAAATATTCGACTTTGACCAAGTCTCTGTAAAAGATATACGTATTGAAAACAATATCTTGCACACTTTTAAATTCCATAGATTGCCTAAGCTCGACAGTTTCCATTTCTTGCAGCGTATGCTTAACTCGACATGGTTAACGGTCCTGCATCTACATTTTTCTGAATCTTGTTCAAAAGTAGGCATTCATCTGTCGAATGTAGTTCCAACACTGAAGGCGCTTCGACATATTTCACTTTGGAATATTGATTTCGGGGCCAACCCACTGATATTTTCCGAAGAGTTGCAAAATCTTCAACATATTGAGTTAGGAGAAGTTCGACTTAGCAAGGAATGTTTTGACAATCTTATTGACAGCCTGCCTCTCACACAGCACGAACTGAAGGTAAATCTGCAATCagttataatatcaaaatttgaaaatgacctaTACATACGGCAGCGACTGAGTGAAAGGAAACACAAGGGAACAGTTAAAGTCAACGTTTACAGCCAGGGGGATTTTTACACTCgtataatatga